A part of Haliotis asinina isolate JCU_RB_2024 chromosome 10, JCU_Hal_asi_v2, whole genome shotgun sequence genomic DNA contains:
- the LOC137298754 gene encoding outer dynein arm-docking complex subunit 4-like, producing the protein MSHEPDEETSVAMETDCHGAGASINLFLASEASVTSMGGSTLHYFAQELEVIEKLFTQGRFTDCSDRAEACLADVEAASEREITQKWDLLATLHSYIGNAAACRGKYSKAEFHHAKDLEIGELEDMPEVSSRALGNLGRMYCTRRKYNKALDVLARKAPLCTTPPEVAWVFLDIGTCFMALGYHDYARDCGKKVLSVTRHSDLHDEVFQAQLLVASSEGE; encoded by the exons ATGTCACATGAACCAGATGAGGAAACCTCAGTTGCTATGGAGACGGACTGCCATGGTGCTGGAGCGTCTATCAATCTGTTTTTGGCGTCTGAAGCCAGCGTGACATCAATGGGTGGCAGCACACTACATTATTTCGCACAGGAACTGGAAGTCATTGAGAAGC ttttcacacaAGGCAGATTCACCGACTGTAGTGACCGTGCCGAAGCTTGCCTTGCTGATGTTGAGGCTGCAagtgaaagggagataactcagaaATGGGACTTACTTGCTACCCTACACAGTTACATCGGCAACGCTGCTGCCTGCAGAGGGAAATACTCAAAGGCAGAGTTCcaccatgccaaagacctggaaATTGGCGAGTTAGA GGACATGCCGGAAGTTAGTTCTAGAGCGCTGGGTAATCTTGGCCGGATGTACTGCACCCGGCGGAAGTACAACAAGGCTCTGGACGT TCTGGCAAGAAAGGCCCCCCTCTGTACAACCCCGCCAGAAGTGGCGTGGGTGTTCCTGGACATCGGCACGTGCTTCATGGCGCTTGGGTATCATGATTATGCAAGGGATTGTGGGAAGAAAGTGCTGAGTGTGACTCGTCATTCAGACCTGCATGACGAAGTGTTCCAGGCACAACTCCTTGTGGCCAGCAGTGAAGGTGAGTGa